A region from the Mycobacterium heidelbergense genome encodes:
- a CDS encoding type Z 30S ribosomal protein S14, with translation MAKKALINKAARKPRFAVRSYTRCSKCGRPRAVYRKFGLCRICLREMAHAGELPGVQKSSW, from the coding sequence ATGGCTAAGAAGGCACTGATCAACAAGGCGGCTCGGAAACCACGGTTCGCGGTGCGTTCCTACACGCGCTGCAGCAAGTGCGGGCGCCCGCGCGCCGTCTACCGCAAGTTCGGCCTGTGCAGGATCTGCCTGCGCGAGATGGCCCACGCGGGTGAACTGCCCGGCGTGCAGAAGAGCAGCTGGTAA